The genomic DNA TGAGCTGCCCTCACTCTCCATGGAGGCATGATGATGACCATGAGTCATGGAGCCCACAAGCTCCAGCCCTGAGACAACTGGCTGTGGTCACACCTGAGTCTCTGCACAATGACTTTGTTTACAATTACTTCAGCACACTGCGTATCGTAGACAAGGGTGTGAGTACAGATTTTTCGTTCCTACGTCCAAATGTTgaactttttaatttgattctCTACTCTCACCTGACCGAACTCCGAACTTTTGCTataacttaattaattaattataacaTCCCCAAAATATTACTCATTATAATCACCATCCCCAATGTCCCCATatcaaaaaaatctaattacatATTAAAGACTGAAAGTGTTATTTGTTATAATCCCACAAATagatcacattttcattttgtcttggTCTCCTCTGGTAACTGGGTAGCTCTAATGCCAAATTATGGCTCTGCACCTAAACGTCAATAAATGAGTGCCGCTTTCTTAAGATTGCATTTTAAGAAATTATATAACATCATTTTACTGGAGTTACAGAACATgagcaataaataaaaagaaagcaaaagacAGCTTTCAACCAAAGATTGTTATGGCTTCAAATCGACAAGGACGTTATCAAAAGCCAGGGAGATTCTGTTTCCGAGTCTGTGTTGTCTGTTTGAATTGGATTTAAAGTTCACCATACATCCTCAATTCCAATATCCAATATCTAAcatcaaatatacatatatcTTTTGAGAATTTTCTCATCAGAAGTGTGTCATAACTAATATTATGACCACATATGGTTTCTGTATGTGTTACCTTATATTCATCAAGAAACTCAAATGAACCAACTAAATCAATGTCTTCAATTCTCCTCCCTTTACTTTGAGGTTTGATTGAGGAAACTTGTATTTGAGcttttgtcattgtgttgtgttcaggtgtcGGTCATCGACGATGGCCTGTTGAAATTCTCAAAGTTGCAGGAATTGGTACTGAGTGCCAACAAAATCTATGATGTCCCTGCAGAAAAACTTCCCAGCACTTTGAAGGTGAGTCACAGTCCTGCATCAGCTTTACTGTACATAAAGGTTTATCAGATTAAATGAAAATTTTCAAAAGCTTGTCATTAAAGGGTAATTCAAAATTGAATCATGAAGAGTAGAAAACTCTATGACACAGATGATGCTGTGATACAGTGATGATGAACGGTTTGATGGCAAATATGTTCCTTTCAAAGGTTTTGGAGCTACGTGCCAACCGATTGGTTGCACTCAACAGTTTAACCAATCACCCGTCTCCTCAACTACAGTACCTCGGCCTCGGCTCAAACAGCCTGGGTTCTCATGAAGACGTTACTCATCTTACAGGGAGACACTGGTTAGTTcaggcacacatgcacaggaAGTCTTTTTAATGTGGTAAACCAAAACCAGGTCAGACAAAAAATCGAATTTGCAGTTGTGcaatttgtatgttttttttaaggcaaGACAGTAACATCACACAAATCACAATGTTTTGTTGCAGATTTTTCTaaatgattttacacattttacagaTCTGAAGACAGTTTGTCTATTTTTCAATGCTGACATTTACTGATGCAACAGGAGGGTCAGATGGGGATGAAACAGTAATGACTGCAGTGATGTCATATCACCTTTTGGCAAGGCTGAATTAGTACCCCcaagggcccctgggcactgaagctcatgtcccccaaacaacttttattttattccatttgGATAACACTGCTGTCTGGTGTCTGGAACCCTATAACTCCATATTTTGCTTTGGACATACTTGGTTTCTGACActgaccataattatcaacatcaacagagtgggtcaagccttgtgttgtatttctgtagagCCTGACAATTATTGAGGGCCCCTTTCTACTCAAGAGCCGatgagttagggttaggccaTACCTTTTGATCTCACCTGTATTAAATTTGGTTTCAGTGGGAAAAGGGAGTCGATAATTTTACAAAATAACATCTGTTCtgcattaacattaaaaaatactatatatactatatactagaTATGAGattataaatcttttttttattttaatgaggaCAAAATAATTTCTTTGATGAATATAAGATATAAGGTGATAAATACAGAAACCATATGTGGTCATAATGTTAGATATCTTTCTtaagctttctttctttatcatcaataagaaaataactgtaaattaaaaaaaaaaaaaaactttttagaGGGACACACAGTTTTACACATGAAATCATCAAAATTGTATTCATTACAAGTAGTGTGACTCAGCCTGTGAAAACTGCTGTGTAATGTATTTTGTGACTCAGGAGGGAGATtcccaaatttaaaaaaagaaaaagtcaagtGATGTTGAGGTTGACACTTAACACATctaacaaaaaataagataagaagAGGTGGGAATTCTTATCATGTGAAATGGAGGGGTTTATGGAGAATTATACATACTGAGGGACTACATTTCATGATATCTCAACCTCTACTACTTCAATTTcccaatataaaaaaatgtctccTGTCAGTAAGCCTACATCTAATAATTGTTTTTGTTATCAATTTATTGTCTATATTTTTTTTGTCgttattttcttaatttcccaaagcccaagatgcaGCCTCAAAtgtcagaagaaaaaataaaaccataaaatttaacacatttaagaagctggaaccaaagaattttgttggggtttttttccccaattctttttttaaattagaaaaTTTGAAATAGTATAACATATTTTTGCTTTGTTGTCTGTAGGTTTATTTGTACATAAAAAGACAGAATCCATGCTGTTCATCATCAATATTGTTTCTTCAGAAGTTATCAGATTTGCATTCTGCTGTCCAGTAAAACAAGTGACTCCCTCTGACCTCAGGCCGCAGCTGATATGTCTGGATCTGAGCAACTGTGAGTTTCAGTCCCAGGAAGCCCTGCTGAATGCTTTGAGCACACTCCCGTGCCTCAGGACACTGGTGCTGGAGGGAAACCCCCTCACTCTTGTGCCCTCTTACCCGGGCTTTACTGTGGACAGTCTCCCACAGCTCTCCTGTCTGGATGCCTTATGGATCTCCCCCAAGGAGAGACTTCGTTTTAGAGGCTTGGCCAAGATGAGTGGTGAGACTTCAGACTGTCATTTAGTATTTCTAAATCCTCTGAGCCTGGGCTCCTGTAGCTCAAAGGAAGCTGTTTGAGTTTATAATTTACaaaatttacacatttttttcttttgtacagATCTGATAGCGGACTGGGCATCAGCCACAGTGAGCGTGGGCAGGATGAGAGGAATCCCAGACCCAATGATGAGTGTGGATGAAAACGCTCCTGACTTCCCTGTCATCACCTACAGCTATTTTGTCACATATGTGTTCTTGAGTCATCAAAGACCTGTTAACCAGGTAACGTAAGGGAGGacagggttggtagtcacacagTTTACTTTTTATGAATCCCTAAAAACCTTTATCCTTAATAGATTCCCTTTCATGTGTAATGGAAGTCCTACGTGTCAGGTAGGAATAAAATGACCTTACTCTCATTAAGCTTATTTTGGTGTGAAGATGTGAACTTTCAATTACGTCTTGCACACTTCCCCAACGACCATCCCAATTGTGGTGTTATTTTAAAGGGAACAAATAAGAAATGGAGGCAatcttaaaaatgaatttaaaagtttGATTTCATGTTTCTCTGATATTTCCTTTTCTAGAGTTGAGACACAGCACATCAAAGCTGCCATGGTCAGAGTGCATGTACCTCAGTGACACAAATTCCTCAATCAAGCATCTCAGTAGTTCTCCCATCATGTTTTTTAATcgtaataaatattttattaggaACCCTTGGTGTAAAAGCCTAGAAGAGAAACACACTGTAGATGATCTTTGACCTCACTTCTGTAAATGTTTCAACAGTGCCCTATAGGGCTGggtattaatattaatactcGATACCTTCAAGGTATTgattgaaataaatcaataccgtGTAGTATCAAAACATCTCCCGTCAATGCAATCAATCCTTGCTAATCACATTAGCTCAGCTGAATTCAGCAATGTTGAAGTCAGACATATGATCAGCACACTGTAGTAGGATCTtccaatatattttatttaatagaCCAAAGCTTCAGGCACAACACAAGAAATAtacataataacacacacatcactcagGCATTTGCAATCTGCTTAATTAAGAATCATTCTGATACTCCTCTATGGGACAAAGCAGGCCTATatgaaaatgttaataattGAAGAATAGAGTAATAGGAAAAGAgacacataatatatatatatatattggataATTTTGGATAAATTATccaaaaaactataaaacacaGGAATTAATGCATTGAAAAAAACAGTAtatagagaaaaagagatggtaattttaaagaaagaaagaaagaaagaaaaatacgtGTTGGGCAAAAAACTGGCCAAAAAAATTTGTTGCCAGTATCAGTTCTTATATCTGACTTATTTTGCAACGGTTATCTTAAAACACTaaacacttatttaaaaaaagtggaGTTTACACTTGAGAAAATAATATCCAGAAAAATGTacagaaaactgaaaacagaactGAGTAACCTGTTCAGATATGAACACATTTGCCCGTCTTTTAAAtccatatattttttaattctttttttttgtggtgctTTTCACAGAAAGTCAACAGCGAGTCCAAATTAGACTCAGCAGCCACAGAAGATGTCTCCAGTGATGTTGAGCTGAAGTCAAACAAGATCTGTGAAAGAGAAACGTCCACATCAGAAACTCAAGACTTGGTAGTATATCCTGAGGAAACCCACTCAGATATTGTACAAGGTAATCACACTTTCCCTCATTTGACCTGCTGCACCGAGTTCAGGGCTGGAATAGATAGATTAAAAGCTACTGGCGTTGTGGTGTAAAGATATCTGAAAACAATGTTGAGTGTGATGTCAGGATTAATTCAATGAGGTAATCTATGGTCGTCTACAATTGAGATAAACTTTTCCATATCAGTTTCTGCAGAATTTATACAACCACATGCCTTCAGAGAAACTAACAGTCAGAACAGTCAGTTTAATTTGTaccacacttttcattcattgtgaAACTGTGTGTAACAATATTATTAACATGGAATACGACACATAAAGATAATATTAAGTGTTAAAGTGAAAAATCTTTCCTGGATATAAAGTTATTTAGGGTCCATGATGACCTCAGATAGTTAGGAAGGCTGTTCCACAAGTGTggtgcagcagaggagaggactgGAGGTCCAGAGGAGCAAGTTGCTGGCAGATCTGAGGATGGAGGTCAAGGTTTGTGGTGGGATCAATTCCTGTAGGTGGGAAGGTGCATATCTGTTGATGGATGTGTATGTGAGTAGCAGGACTTTGTAGTGAAGCCTGAATGAGCCAGGGAGCCAGATTGGTGTTCATCAGGCTCCTGGCAGCACTGTTCTGAATGTACTGGACCTTCTGGATGCGCAGTGCAGTAGTCCAGTCTTGAGGAGATAAAAGGAAATGGTTTCTCTGCATCTGACAGGGTTAAAGAGGGGTGGAGTTTAGAGATTATTTTGAGATAAAAGGGGTTTTGCACAGATGTCTTATATGGTCATCAAAAATCAGGTGAGGGTCAAACCTAATACCTAGATTAGTGAGTGAGGAGAAACGGGGGAAAGTACTGGCTGTCAAAGATGAAATGGGATATGAGGGGGATGTCTGAATCTGGCACCAATAAGGCTGTTTAACTGAAGGAAATTTCTGCTCATTCAGGCCTTTATCTCCTCCATCTGTGGTTTGTTGTGGTTCAGTGTTTCTGACGTGGCAGAAGCCTGAAATAtattttcctgtttctctgaTATTTCCTTTTGTAGAGTCGAGACACAGCACATCAAAGCTTCCATGGTCAGAGTGCATGGACTTCAGTGACACACAAATATTCATTGTTAGCGATCTGCAGAGCTTTAAGAAATTCCTCAATCAAGGATTTTACCTTACGATAGTGGAGGAAAAGGtaacagaatttttttttgaGTGGGGAAAGGTCtggaagcaaaaaaaataagataaaattgACATTTGACGTTTACCATAGGTCCTGTCATGGCCTGCAGCTGCTGAGGACGTCCCAGTGGCCAAACccaacaaaaatgtcaaagagaagaaaggggggaaagagaaagaagtgagCTTATCATGTTTTTTCTCATATACTTCTTTCATGAGCTGGTGACAAACAGGCTGAGGAGTGgcccagaaaaataaaaaataagttaagAGTTAAAGGGCTCACAAAAGTCTGTTACTATGGAAAACACGGTGCTAAAACTATTAAATTGCAATCTCAGGCCAGTTTTCAGACTCCAAATCACTCATTATTCACCTCATTATATGCTGTGGCCACACTTCAAGTTGTATTATAGTTCATTATTTGGCAGAGAGTAGTCTACCATTTGAATGACTGATTATCAGGAAGCCTGTTTAAGTTCCAGTAAGTCTGCTGCTGACTGAGTTTACTCtgtaatgtgtctgtgtatctgcaGTTGTGACAGACAAACtcaaattaataatgaaatgaaatgcagtgATATCGTATCATTACATTCATTGTTATTATTGAGCTCATTTATTTGTAACCTGTTAATCGTTTAGCTGTTAAATTTTAGTCTTTCACCTGTCGATCTTGTATCTGGTCTTGTTTGGACTCACCAGAGCTTGTCATATCTGCTTTGTGTCAGTGTTGAAAATCTGCGTCAAAACATAATAATCTCCTGTGTGTAATATCTTTAGTCTCCAGTCAAATCTGGCTCCACAAAAGACAAATctaaagacaaaaagaagaaatctgTACCAGAGCTGGTCCACGATGCCCCCGTCAGGAGAATCCTCAGCTCTGTTCACGTCCCCCTGCAAAGCCTAGTAAAAGGGGGTCAAAAGGTGGATGTTCTGTGTGACTTTGGTACACTGCACACAGAGCCCGAGGTGGAAGCTACGCCAACACTTGAAAAGGCAAGTTTGAAAATgtccacacagccacagtgttgCTGAGAGCATTTGGGATTGGGATTTCTGTAGTAGGAACAGGAAACACTCATAGCAACGTATGGGACAACCAACAGTAACCTCTCAAACTGACATGGGGACTTGTTTCATGTAAGATATGTTTTTCCTCTTGAAGACAAtcaaagaagacaagaagaaggaggaaaaggaatcAAAGCGGAGAGGAGGCAGCAGTACTGGACAGAAGAGCACAGCAGCTTCAAAAGGTCATTTAGATAATCTACTGAGTAAAGAGATTCATGGGAAAATGATTTTGACAGAAATAAATAAGGTAAAATAAAGCTAGAATTGTATTATACTGAGGCTGGCCTCATTATACAGAACATTTGGTCTGTATGTAGGGAACATTATTGAAGAAGACCTAAAGTGAGtggcaccattttttttaatttcagcatcatctaatgtaaaaaaaaaaaaaaaaaaaaggtacaaaatCAGAAATACTTTTTTGATCCTTGTGGGTAACTAGTTTATATTACAGTTGCTCATATTTTagaagataaatatatataagcatagagaaaataagaaaatcaaatatgtcaaatatacaatatgataccatacaaaatactttattaatGCCTAGGGGGGGAAATGGGTGCCACCATATAAAGACGAAATACATCACGTAGGACAATAAACAGGCAGCAATGAACAAAGGTAGCAATAAACAACAGGTAAAAAAGGCAATCACATCTCAAGGCAGTATAAATTAGGAGGAAAGCACAGCACTATAATAAACATCAATGCAGTTGTATGATACAACATCAACATATTCACGGACACCAACATTACCACAAACCTCAATTCATCCACCAACATGATCCTCAACATCCTCAACATATGTGCATTATACTACAATACTAACAGTGTAAATAATAAGGCTAAAAAAATGGGATCTATAAATGTTTATTAGTTGAAATATAGAGTATAAATGCAgtattaatgtagtatgaatataaatatacagcagAGTATTGCACAGTTAAATTATTGAACAGTATGATGGTTTTGCTTTGATTGATCTGTCACTAACTTTCTGAACCCTGTTTGATGTTGTGCTCTGCAGgcaaaggaaaaggaagaaaggaacgcgAGTTGGATGTCCACACAGACGACACTGCGTCCATCCGACTGGAGCCAGTGACTGTGGAGTTGAGTGTGGAGCTGGAGAAATGGCAGTCTGCATCTGAAGCCAAAAAGCTCTCACATCAAATCTCCTGAAAGAAACCAACACT from Scomber japonicus isolate fScoJap1 chromosome 9, fScoJap1.pri, whole genome shotgun sequence includes the following:
- the LOC128364922 gene encoding LOW QUALITY PROTEIN: leucine-rich repeat-containing protein 43-like (The sequence of the model RefSeq protein was modified relative to this genomic sequence to represent the inferred CDS: substituted 2 bases at 2 genomic stop codons), giving the protein MSSNTLSAVLEKQIRRLCLNDFPCGHGSWRKTKDSTDGAETEGTDVLLDLLSCPHSPWRHDDDHESWSPQAPALRQLAVVTPESLHNDFVYNYFSTLRIVDKGVSVIDDGLLKFSKLQELVLSANKIYDVPAEKLPSTLKVLELRANRLVALNSLTNHPSPQLQYLGLGSNSLGSHEDVTHLTGRHWPQLICLDLSNCEFQSQEALLNALSTLPCLRTLVLEGNPLTLVPSYPGFTVDSLPQLSCLDALWISPKERLRFRGLAKMSDLIADWASATVSVGRMRGIPDPMMSVDENAPDFPVITYSYFVTYVFLSHQRPVNQVTXGRTGLVVTPAATEDVSSDVELKSNKIXSRHSTSKLPWSECMDFSDTQIFIVSDLQSFKKFLNQGFYLTIVEEKVLSWPAAAEDKKGGKEKESPVKSGSTKDKSKDKKKKSVPELVHDAPVRRILSSVHVPLQSLVKGGQKVDVLCDFGTLHTEPEVEATPTLEKTIKEDKKKEEKESKRRGGSSTGQKSTAASKGKGKGRKERELDVHTDDTASIRLEPVTVELSVELEKWQSASEAKKLSHQIS